In a genomic window of Roseiflexus castenholzii DSM 13941:
- a CDS encoding class I SAM-dependent methyltransferase, with translation MLDVGAGAGAFLRAMRVALPEWSVTGVEPNARAAAAARRTGAHVIQATIETAPLDGTVWDAITLWNVVEHLPDPLAVLRRLRQLLRPGGFIYMTVPLCDSWDARLCGAYWCGWELPRHFYAFDRASLGQLLNAAGLISSRSACLVGIEYHFTESLRLLINATVRQFTVRRLGIALTFSRPFRLLIRPYLWMAARMQRCTALTIAARAA, from the coding sequence TTGCTTGATGTTGGCGCCGGAGCGGGCGCCTTTCTACGAGCAATGCGTGTGGCGCTGCCAGAATGGTCCGTCACCGGCGTTGAGCCCAATGCCCGCGCCGCTGCCGCAGCACGACGCACCGGCGCGCATGTCATACAGGCAACAATCGAGACGGCACCTCTCGATGGTACAGTGTGGGATGCCATTACGCTGTGGAATGTTGTGGAGCATCTTCCCGATCCACTCGCTGTGTTGCGCCGCCTGCGTCAGTTGTTGCGTCCTGGTGGCTTCATTTACATGACTGTTCCGCTCTGTGATAGCTGGGATGCCCGACTATGCGGCGCATACTGGTGCGGTTGGGAGTTGCCCAGGCACTTCTATGCGTTTGATCGCGCATCACTTGGTCAATTGCTCAACGCTGCCGGATTGATCTCCTCTCGATCCGCCTGTCTGGTTGGTATTGAATACCACTTTACGGAAAGCCTGCGCCTGTTGATTAATGCAACGGTCAGACAATTTACCGTTCGCCGTTTGGGTATTGCGCTTACCTTTTCGCGCCCTTTTCGCCTGCTGATACGACCATATCTCTGGATGGCGGCGCGGATGCAGCGCTGCACGGCGCTGACCATTGCAGCGCGTGCGGCATGA
- a CDS encoding Kelch repeat-containing protein — MSNDTLPQLSEREREILRLVATGATNQQIAAQLNISANTVKVHLRNIFGKIGVASRTEATMYAVRSGIVEIASVSSGSTAVLSDSTTSAIDALSDRDAGASASVVTRAVLRPSRSRWLLYTGIAGGVILAFAIIFGLLVMSQGGNSLTAQPTVVPTPQTFISSPSPVWTLHPALPYAQRASAAVSFEGRIFVIGGTTDGGVTGSVWRYDPSSQIWAPLNAKPTPVRDAGAVVLNGKIYVPGGRLADGNITDKLEVFDPALGAWSERRSLPAPRSAYALAAVDGRLYLFGGWDGSKICDDVFAYDPVSDTWERRPSMPTARAYAGASVVDGNIYVIGGEDQSGALTVNEQYAPSKEGDAAWSQRAALPEARSRFGSAALSNLIFVLGGVPEDSPLYYDVRNDGWRAFAVSQTPLGEQPAVAVRDASLFVVSSSRNQSNSPMQELRMLYTVVLPAQ; from the coding sequence ATGTCGAATGACACCCTGCCACAACTGAGCGAGCGCGAGCGCGAAATCCTGCGCCTGGTCGCCACCGGCGCCACCAATCAGCAGATCGCAGCACAATTGAACATCAGCGCCAATACGGTCAAGGTGCATTTGCGCAATATCTTCGGCAAGATCGGCGTCGCATCGCGGACCGAGGCGACCATGTATGCGGTGCGGAGTGGCATTGTTGAAATCGCTTCAGTGTCATCAGGCAGCACCGCCGTGCTGTCCGATTCAACAACGTCGGCGATTGACGCTTTATCAGACCGCGACGCAGGTGCATCGGCATCAGTAGTAACCCGTGCTGTGTTGCGTCCATCACGATCACGATGGTTGCTCTATACCGGTATTGCAGGGGGAGTAATCCTGGCGTTTGCAATTATCTTCGGGTTGCTCGTCATGTCACAGGGAGGCAATTCTCTAACTGCACAGCCAACCGTCGTTCCCACACCACAGACATTCATCTCATCACCTTCACCAGTCTGGACTCTCCATCCTGCGCTGCCCTACGCGCAGCGAGCGTCTGCGGCAGTTTCCTTCGAGGGGCGGATTTTCGTTATTGGCGGCACAACCGACGGCGGCGTGACCGGCAGCGTCTGGCGCTATGATCCATCATCACAGATATGGGCGCCACTCAATGCCAAGCCGACGCCGGTGCGGGATGCTGGCGCCGTCGTGCTGAACGGCAAAATCTACGTTCCTGGCGGTCGCCTGGCAGACGGGAACATTACCGACAAACTGGAAGTCTTCGATCCGGCGCTTGGGGCGTGGTCCGAACGGCGTTCGCTGCCTGCACCCCGAAGCGCTTATGCACTTGCAGCAGTTGATGGTCGCCTCTACCTGTTTGGTGGTTGGGATGGCTCGAAGATCTGCGATGACGTTTTTGCCTACGATCCTGTCAGCGACACGTGGGAGCGTCGTCCATCGATGCCGACGGCGCGCGCCTATGCGGGTGCGTCGGTCGTTGATGGCAATATCTACGTTATTGGCGGCGAAGACCAGAGTGGCGCATTGACCGTCAACGAACAATATGCGCCATCAAAGGAAGGGGACGCTGCGTGGTCGCAACGTGCAGCGCTGCCTGAGGCGCGGAGCCGCTTTGGTTCCGCAGCGCTCTCGAACCTGATCTTCGTTTTGGGAGGCGTCCCAGAAGATAGCCCGTTGTACTACGATGTCCGCAACGATGGGTGGAGAGCATTTGCCGTCTCGCAAACGCCGCTAGGCGAGCAACCCGCCGTCGCAGTGCGTGATGCATCGTTGTTTGTCGTGAGCAGTAGTCGCAACCAGAGCAACAGTCCAATGCAGGAGTTGCGTATGCTCTACACAGTGGTTTTGCCAGCACAGTAG
- a CDS encoding class I SAM-dependent methyltransferase, producing the protein MNLVQFINQILGLFGVKIISTIPEKRESQRLDELRRRNHWSTAKYTAGLDLDETRFLWFLDHVCVPYRDDFNLLLCDAAKICHGYRIDNIWFGPIDSCVLYGIIRHFRPNHIIEVGSGFSTHLMRCAIVDGNLPTRIISIDPEPRVDIHQVADTILARRVEELDVHNIVDQLNTGDILFIDSSHTIVSGGDAPFLFLEVLPNLRPGVLIHVHDTFFPYDYPEEWICTLRRGWNEQYLVHAFLAFNTTFRILWSGSYMWDRQREALIAALPHSANAKGAGSLWLQRIDS; encoded by the coding sequence ATGAACCTTGTTCAGTTTATTAACCAGATACTCGGTCTATTTGGTGTAAAAATCATCTCTACCATACCAGAGAAGCGTGAATCTCAGCGTCTGGACGAATTACGGCGACGTAACCACTGGTCGACGGCAAAATACACTGCTGGCCTGGATCTGGATGAAACACGATTTCTCTGGTTTCTCGATCATGTTTGTGTGCCGTACCGGGATGATTTTAATCTTCTATTATGCGATGCTGCAAAAATCTGCCATGGATATCGAATCGATAATATCTGGTTTGGTCCAATTGATAGCTGCGTACTCTACGGGATTATTCGCCATTTTCGTCCAAATCACATTATTGAGGTTGGTAGCGGTTTTTCGACGCATCTGATGCGTTGTGCTATTGTCGATGGCAACCTACCCACCAGGATCATCAGTATCGATCCAGAACCTCGGGTTGATATTCATCAAGTCGCCGACACAATTCTTGCTCGGAGAGTAGAAGAACTCGATGTTCATAATATCGTCGATCAATTGAATACAGGCGATATTTTATTCATCGACTCAAGCCATACAATTGTCAGCGGTGGCGATGCTCCTTTTCTCTTTCTTGAAGTTCTTCCGAACCTGCGACCTGGTGTGTTGATTCACGTTCATGATACATTCTTCCCTTATGATTATCCAGAAGAGTGGATTTGCACCCTTCGCAGAGGATGGAACGAACAATACCTCGTTCATGCGTTTCTGGCATTCAATACCACCTTTCGCATCCTCTGGTCAGGATCATATATGTGGGACAGGCAGCGCGAAGCGTTGATCGCTGCTCTGCCACATAGCGCGAACGCAAAGGGCGCCGGGAGTTTATGGTTGCAGCGCATTGATTCGTAA